Within Winogradskyella helgolandensis, the genomic segment TGGTGTTTCTTCTGTTACTTTATTTAGTATTATATGCTTTTTAATCACAAGTGTTTTTGGTTATTTCCACATAAAAAAGTTAAATATTACGTAAGACGAGCGTAAATAATTTGATGGTTATTCACTCTGTTTGCGGATTTCCTTATATGATGTCAACCGTTTTTTATATGGCTGTTTCAATGGAGTGTTAACCTGTTTGTAAACTAATAATCGAATAGCACTATATCGTTTTTATAACCTGCTAATGTTATTAAAAATCAATGCGTTACTTTTCCCATTTAGATTAATGGTGTTGTTCAACTTTAACAAGATATTCTATTGGATTCACCAAAGCTCCAAATTGATTAAAAATAGCAACATCGGCAGCATCACGACCAAAACCAAGAATAACATAACCTCCTGGAGAGCCTATTTGAGTGGCATCAAACGTGTACCAACGGTTACCAATATATGCCTCAAACCAAGCGTGCATATCCATTGGTTGCAAGTTGTGTAAATAACCAACAACAATACGTGCTGGAATGCTTAAACTACGGCAAAGCGCAATCCCTAAATGAGCCAAATCCCTACATACGCCAAATTGTCTATCATTAACTTGAATGGCTGATAAGGGTTGATTATTACTGCCAGGCAAATACTCAATGTTTTGGCGTAACCAATTTGTAATTGCTGACACTTGGTTGTAGCCCATTAATTGGCCTTCGGTAATCGTTGCACTCATTTCACTAAAACGATCTGACTCACAGTATCTACTTGGTAATAGATAACTAAGTACGGAGTCTGGTAAATTCTGGATTTCAATAAATGGTGCACCAAAGCCTTGATCTATAAAATTAGAGGTTACAACCTCTGAAGACGTCGAAATTGAGAACATTCCAGGCTGGGCAATTAAGCGTTGACACAGATTGCCATAATTGTCCGTGAATTCGAAAACAGGTGTACTTGGAGTAATTTTATATTCCTCTCTTTCTACCCATTGTTGGCTACCACTGCGAGGCCTTAACATAAGAATAAATGGAGTTGGCTCAAAAATCTCAAACTTTAGGTCACAACTTGTACGTAAACGCATATGTCAATTTTTTAAGATTCTAATTATACCCTACAGACTAGCTTAATTATAAATACGTTAGCTCGTCATCTACTCACACAAATTTCGGTTATTTTATATTAGTAGCAGCTATTAATAGAAACTCTTAGTAATTATTTTCTACGCCTTGTTTTTATGCGATGTTGGAGGTCGTGTTTTATTATTGACCAGGTATTTCACCTTTAATCCATTGTTGTTTTTGTTTGTATCCAGAACTAACAAATAGAAAATTCTCATTTTCAAAATCAACTAGTCCTAATGCCATAACCATATATTTTTCTCCAGTTAAGTATTCTTCATTAGCGTCTTTTTGGTCAATTTTATTCAAATAGCCAACAACTCTAATTTTATCTCCAATTAAATTGTCCTCGTTTTTAAACATTAAAACAGTCCACAAATAACTATCTTCCCCTAACTCCAATTTATAAAAAGGAGTATTGTTCCTGCTGTTTTTAATCTCAAGTATTTTTCCGTCGTATGCAATCATTTCATTCGTAAATTCTTTAATCTTATTGAATTTTGATTGGTCAAAGTTTGTCGGAAACGATTTATTAGTCACTTTGGTTACTTGTCCATATGACGTTCCAATAGCCAATATTAAAATTACAAAAATCAGATTGTTTTTCATTTTTGATATGTTTTTGTATTACGTACAACA encodes:
- a CDS encoding transglutaminase domain-containing protein, encoding MRLRTSCDLKFEIFEPTPFILMLRPRSGSQQWVEREEYKITPSTPVFEFTDNYGNLCQRLIAQPGMFSISTSSEVVTSNFIDQGFGAPFIEIQNLPDSVLSYLLPSRYCESDRFSEMSATITEGQLMGYNQVSAITNWLRQNIEYLPGSNNQPLSAIQVNDRQFGVCRDLAHLGIALCRSLSIPARIVVGYLHNLQPMDMHAWFEAYIGNRWYTFDATQIGSPGGYVILGFGRDAADVAIFNQFGALVNPIEYLVKVEQHH